From the genome of Loxodonta africana isolate mLoxAfr1 chromosome 19, mLoxAfr1.hap2, whole genome shotgun sequence:
gacagttcaaatctacctgtcgctccttggaaaccctaccgggcagttctactctgtcctatagggtcgctgtgagtcagaactaactagaTGGTAACAGATTTGGTTTCAGGTTTTTGGTTATGTTAACAGCCCCAATAAACAGTAGTTATGGGCAAATGCTATCCTATATAAGATACAGAAACCGAGGTAACTAAGGCCAAAGGATTGATGAGCTATTTTTGGACCCTTCAGATAGCCCCTAACTACTGAGACTTCACATCAGAAGAGCCTGCACGTGTGTGTTCAGCAGATGTGGAACCTCTGTTCCCGCTTGTGGTGCTCCTTTATCTGGAGTCATCAAGCCCTGAAGGCTGCACCGTCTGTGGCAGAGTCAGCATGCCAGGCTGCGATGCAGTCACTCCCTTGTACCTGTGCCAGCGCTGAGGTTCGGTCTCCATCCACAACCTCTCCCTGAAATGAAGACATGGTAGCAGAGGGGGCTGTGTAGTTTGAAAACAATGAATGTGTAAAAAAGCTAGAAGTCTGGGACCTTGAAGAATTCAGACTGCTCGTGTCCAAGTCCTCGGAGCCGAGTCCATGATGGCACAGTACCAGATCCACCAAGTCTTCTTTCTCTCGACAAGTATCTGTTGGTATGTTTCTAAGGAGGAGATACTGCCGTAGGTCTTTCACCTTCAGTCGCATTAACTGAGGGCGCTGAAAGGCCGTCTCTTGTAGTAAGTGACAAGTAGAACATCGGCGGAGATTTTCTTGTAAGACTGAACAAACGGAGCAAAAATCCTTCTTGCAGTCACAACATACATGctgcaagaaagagagagaaaagaagcatTTACTGAGACTCAGATACAAACAGTTACGAAAGCACTAGTTTTCTTCTTGCTTCTATTAAAATTCCATTTGAGTTCTTCTGAAGCCCTCTCTGGCACTGGACTATTTTCACAGACAGCTTAGTGTTCCAAAAGccaggaaaatcacaacagtCGCTGCTGAGGCTCTTTGGGTTCACAGAAGTTCAAATACAGCACTTTAAGAAAAACATACACTCTTGTGTTAATGAATTAAAACCTTTCCACCCCCTAGTGCAAACATGTAATTAGCAGAACAGAGCTGACTTAAACCACACTGAGCAGAAAGCACAAGCACAAACTCTCTTCCTATGTGAACAATGTTCCCCACTGAAAGAGGAAGAAATAACCATGACAGAAGGAAAAATAAGGGCAATTGATATCTCAAGGTCAATCCAAGAAAACGAAGGACCCCACTGACACAGGCGTCCACACCCTCCATAGCCTCACTCACTGCCAGAGCCAGTCTCCTCATGAGGCTTACGGAGTGTTCCGTGGTGCGGTCACTTCTGCTTCAGGCATTGTTCCCACAAGCTAACACTTGTTTCCTTAAGTGTATCAGAAGGAATGAATTGATGATCGAGTAGAAAGAACTACTTCCTGGGGAAAGTAACTGTTTTaaactaagtattttatgttGACTCTATAAACAGTATTTGTCTTATTATACTCATTGCTTCATTTGAGAGTTAAGAATATGATTAGGGATGAATTTTTTGCAAAATTGAGGTCCAAGTTACACTAAAGCATCTCTGAAATAAACAATCTAAGTAAATCTCTTGCTTCAAAAAATAAGCAtcatcaaattgacaatagcaacctGAAAGGTTCaacaggaagcttagggggcagtgagttcatgttagtgggggaggaacaattcagaaaaggagggtgagaatggctgcacaactcgaagaatgtaatcagtgtcactgaactgtacacgcaGAAACTGTCGAattttggtgtatgttttgctgtgtgcatcctctacaacaacaaaaagaatcaaGAAGAATCAAATAGTGAAACCTGGCCAAAGTTCGGCAGAAAGGATGCCTGATGGAACACTGTCCCATCAGAATACAGTCCCTTTGTAAAAAGAAACGAAGACTAGCTATTCAGAATAACCTACAGCGGGAACTCTCACCAGGGGTCTTGTATGTAACGGTAACGCATCCAACTCACCTTTTTTCTGAAGACGGAAAATGAGAGTCCACAGGCTTTGCAAACGATATTAGGCCCTTCTGCGGCTGCTGGTGGGTAGGAGAAATCAGGGTTTGGTGTAAATCTGAATGGGCCAGTGCCTCCTGCAAATCCTGCCGGCTGGCCCCTGACAGCTCCAGTTCCCATGACCTCATTCAGCAGCCCGCAGCATGAAGCCCACATGGACGTGGCGCCCGCCTGAAGAGGAACACAGCAGGACCACAGCTTAAACCTCAGTAACTCCTGGGCTCTGATCCACAGGGGCTGCCATTCTGGAGAGACGTGGGCCCTAAATACAACACGGTCCCAATTTTGTAAAAGACAAAATACGCACAGACACAAACAAGAGCATAGAAAAAGCAACTGGATAcaagtatgtcccatgcaatatctGGGACATACTAAAAACTTacttgttgtttatctgaaattcaatttAACTGGATGTCCTGTGTTTTATCTGACAGCCTCAGGCTGGTGGCTACCATATAGCATAGCTCTAGAGCCTGGGCCACATTCTCCCAGCTGTCACTTAGcagaaagaacagaaattcaaattATTACTTAATTTCATTAaacctctcttctctctctcatttGTAGCTGGGTATAATAAACTATGGCATATATAAATAAGACATTTATTATTAAGAAAATGGCTAAACATCAAAATATCAAATAAAACAATCtctagatttaattttttttttttttttgccttttattttcctGTGGTTTTGTCTACTTCCTAAATTCTTTACAAAGAATATATAAATTTGACATCAAGGAAACTATCATTTTAAAAAGCAGTTATCCTACCTTTTCAAACTGAAAATACTAAATATGTAACTGTAATGACTCACTACAAGATGATCTCCCGAGGCGTGAGGGCTGTTTGTCACTCCATTAACTGGCCCCAGAACTAATGAACggtcttgttttctcttctcGTCTCTGAGCAGCACTGCTCTCACTATACTCACTGTGGCAACTTGTCTCTTTCCTGAAGACTCAGAAACTCCATAACCAAACTTGTTAGAAGTATGTCTAAAAGAATAGAGACTTTCAGTGGGGACCAAGGCCTTTTCCGATGCTTAAAGTATAAAAGCTATGATGTTTGGAGCCAAGAGGCTTTTGCCCTCGTCCTGATTCCTAAACGTATTCTGTAACCTAGATCATGCGATAGATACGGCATCCCGGACAGGTGAGGCATCATCAGTTACCATGGCAGCACGTAACAGTAAGGCGgttccatgtgctttat
Proteins encoded in this window:
- the RNF34 gene encoding E3 ubiquitin-protein ligase RNF34 isoform X2, coding for MKAGATSMWASCCGLLNEVMGTGAVRGQPAGFAGGTGPFRFTPNPDFSYPPAAAEGPNIVCKACGLSFSVFRKKHVCCDCKKDFCSVCSVLQENLRRCSTCHLLQETAFQRPQLMRLKVKDLRQYLLLRNIPTDTCREKEDLVDLVLCHHGLGSEDLDTSSLNSSRSQTSSFFTHSLFSNYTAPSATMSSFQGEVVDGDRTSALAQVHSELASANTEDDDDDDDDDDDDDDDDDDNLDEQTPGLSRKRARASLSDLSSLEDVEGMSVRQLKEILARNFVSYSGCCEKWELVEKVNRLYKENEENQKSYGERLQLQDEEDDSLCRICMDAVIDCVLLECGHMVTCTKCGKRMNECPICRQYVVRAVHVFKS
- the RNF34 gene encoding E3 ubiquitin-protein ligase RNF34 isoform X4, giving the protein MWASCCGLLNEVMGTGAVRGQPAGFAGGTGPFRFTPNPDFSYPPAAAEGPNIVCKACGLSFSVFRKKHVCCDCKKDFCSVCSVLQENLRRCSTCHLLQETAFQRPQLMRLKVKDLRQYLLLRNIPTDTCREKEDLVDLVLCHHGLGSEDLDTSSLNSSRSQTSSFFTHSLFSNYTAPSATMSSFQGEVVDGDRTSALAQVHSELASANTEDDDDDDDDDDDDDDDDDDNLDEQTPGLSRKRARASLSDLSSLEDVEGMSVRQLKEILARNFVSYSGCCEKWELVEKVNRLYKENEENQKSYGERLQLQDEEDDSLCRICMDAVIDCVLLECGHMVTCTKCGKRMNECPICRQYVVRAVHVFKS
- the RNF34 gene encoding E3 ubiquitin-protein ligase RNF34 isoform X3, which translates into the protein MLAGATSMWASCCGLLNEVMGTGAVRGQPAGFAGGTGPFRFTPNPDFSYPPAAAEGPNIVCKACGLSFSVFRKKHVCCDCKKDFCSVCSVLQENLRRCSTCHLLQETAFQRPQLMRLKVKDLRQYLLLRNIPTDTCREKEDLVDLVLCHHGLGSEDLDTSSLNSSRSQTSSFFTHSLFSNYTAPSATMSSFQGEVVDGDRTSALAQVHSELASANTEDDDDDDDDDDDDDDDDDDNLDEQTPGLSRKRARASLSDLSSLEDVEGMSVRQLKEILARNFVSYSGCCEKWELVEKVNRLYKENEENQKSYGERLQLQDEEDDSLCRICMDAVIDCVLLECGHMVTCTKCGKRMNECPICRQYVVRAVHVFKS
- the RNF34 gene encoding E3 ubiquitin-protein ligase RNF34 isoform X1, whose product is MGHTCIQLLFLCSCLCLCVFCLLQNWDRVVFRAHVSPEWQPLWIRAQELLRFKLWSCCVPLQAGATSMWASCCGLLNEVMGTGAVRGQPAGFAGGTGPFRFTPNPDFSYPPAAAEGPNIVCKACGLSFSVFRKKHVCCDCKKDFCSVCSVLQENLRRCSTCHLLQETAFQRPQLMRLKVKDLRQYLLLRNIPTDTCREKEDLVDLVLCHHGLGSEDLDTSSLNSSRSQTSSFFTHSLFSNYTAPSATMSSFQGEVVDGDRTSALAQVHSELASANTEDDDDDDDDDDDDDDDDDDNLDEQTPGLSRKRARASLSDLSSLEDVEGMSVRQLKEILARNFVSYSGCCEKWELVEKVNRLYKENEENQKSYGERLQLQDEEDDSLCRICMDAVIDCVLLECGHMVTCTKCGKRMNECPICRQYVVRAVHVFKS